A DNA window from Methanococcus voltae PS contains the following coding sequences:
- a CDS encoding 50S ribosomal protein L18e has translation MRKLLATNPEVHGLVQFLKEAAFKNEAPIWKDVAKRMAKPSRRRAEVNISKINRYASENDTIVVAGKVLGAGSLKQNVTVAAFNFSNTAKLAIEAAGGKCITIPELVEQNPKGSKVVIMA, from the coding sequence ATGAGAAAGTTACTTGCAACAAACCCTGAAGTACACGGATTGGTACAATTCTTAAAAGAAGCAGCTTTTAAAAATGAGGCACCAATTTGGAAAGACGTTGCTAAAAGAATGGCAAAACCTTCAAGAAGAAGAGCAGAAGTAAATATCAGTAAAATAAACAGATATGCTTCAGAAAATGATACAATCGTAGTAGCTGGAAAAGTTTTAGGTGCTGGTTCATTAAAACAAAATGTTACAGTAGCTGCATTTAATTTTTCAAACACCGCTAAATTAGCTATTGAAGCTGCCGGTGGAAAATGCATAACAATCCCAGAACTCGTAGAGCAAAACCCTAAAGGTTCAAAAGTAGTTATAATGGCATAA
- a CDS encoding 30S ribosomal protein S4 produces the protein MGDPRRLSKKYDTPNHPWIGERINKERDLSQKYGLTNKKELWKMETQLRNYRRQARKLISNTTAQGAKEAVQLFAVLKRYGILVEQEPTLDHILSLNIESILDRRLQTIVYKNGLARTPKQARQFIVHGHIAVNGRKVSSPSYLVALEENDAISYVGISPLAAENHPERTKAVADEKQ, from the coding sequence ATGGGAGACCCAAGAAGGTTAAGTAAAAAATACGACACACCTAATCATCCTTGGATTGGCGAAAGAATAAACAAGGAAAGAGATTTAAGTCAAAAGTATGGTTTAACAAATAAAAAAGAATTGTGGAAAATGGAAACACAATTAAGAAACTACAGAAGACAAGCAAGAAAACTTATCAGCAACACAACTGCACAAGGTGCTAAAGAAGCTGTTCAGTTATTCGCTGTTTTGAAAAGATACGGTATCTTAGTTGAACAAGAGCCAACATTAGACCACATCTTATCATTAAATATTGAAAGTATCTTAGATAGAAGATTACAAACAATTGTGTACAAAAACGGTTTAGCAAGAACGCCAAAACAAGCAAGACAATTTATCGTACACGGTCACATTGCAGTTAACGGTAGAAAAGTATCATCCCCTTCATACTTAGTTGCACTTGAAGAAAATGATGCTATTTCATATGTGGGTATTTCACCATTGGCTGCTGAAAATCATCCTGAAAGAACAAAAGCCGTTGCAGACGAAAAACAATAA
- a CDS encoding DNA-directed RNA polymerase subunit K yields the protein MSYTKFEKARLIGSRALQISGGAPTTVDSESSSSLDLAIEEVTKEVVPLTIKKPKVIKLDE from the coding sequence TTGAGCTATACAAAATTTGAAAAAGCGAGATTAATAGGTTCAAGAGCCTTGCAAATTTCCGGTGGAGCACCAACTACAGTCGATTCAGAAAGTAGTTCTTCTTTAGATTTAGCAATTGAAGAGGTAACCAAAGAGGTTGTACCCTTAACAATCAAAAAACCTAAAGTTATTAAATTAGATGAATAA
- a CDS encoding ornithine cyclodeaminase, protein MFMREIELKGHIVDSMIMTKVFDTTLELGGDYKVLEFDIGKEKTDPSYAKLLIISNESQQHLESILEELQNIGADIPEVQDVNLKQAEKDQCLPKGFYSTTNHQTFVKLNGEWISVQHPKMDAVITVDPVAKTAETKVIRKIKAGDYVVVGHSGIRIVPPEKPRDAGQLFEFMNSEVSSEKPKEAIIRKIAKEMFEIKQEYQKNLKEGKKEGGIAIVGGPAIIHTGGGEALAKLVEMGYVQGLLAGNALATHDIESVLYGTSLGINIESANPVVGGHKHHIYAINDVNKAGSIRNAVEQGIITKGIMYECIKNDVPYILAGSIRDDGPLPDVVTDSVEAQDIMRSMVMDKKMVIMMATLLHSIATGNLMPSSVKTVCVDILPATVTKLMDRGTSQAIGVVTDIGVFLVLLAKELEKLENEHNSKK, encoded by the coding sequence ATGTTTATGCGTGAAATTGAATTGAAAGGGCACATTGTAGATAGCATGATTATGACAAAAGTTTTCGATACTACCTTGGAATTGGGCGGAGACTATAAAGTTTTAGAATTTGATATAGGAAAAGAAAAAACTGACCCTTCCTATGCAAAGCTCTTAATTATCTCAAATGAGAGTCAACAGCACCTTGAGAGCATATTGGAAGAATTACAAAACATTGGTGCAGATATTCCCGAAGTTCAAGATGTTAATTTGAAACAAGCTGAAAAAGACCAGTGCTTACCTAAAGGGTTTTATTCAACAACAAACCACCAAACTTTTGTTAAATTAAATGGTGAGTGGATTAGTGTACAACATCCAAAAATGGATGCTGTAATAACTGTAGACCCTGTCGCAAAAACCGCTGAAACAAAGGTTATACGTAAAATTAAAGCTGGCGACTATGTTGTAGTAGGTCACAGCGGTATTAGAATCGTACCTCCTGAAAAACCAAGAGACGCCGGTCAATTATTCGAATTCATGAATTCTGAAGTTTCTTCTGAAAAACCAAAGGAAGCCATAATTAGAAAAATTGCAAAGGAAATGTTTGAAATCAAACAGGAATATCAAAAGAATTTAAAAGAAGGCAAAAAAGAAGGCGGTATTGCAATAGTGGGTGGTCCTGCAATTATACATACCGGTGGAGGAGAAGCTTTAGCTAAATTGGTGGAAATGGGATATGTTCAAGGTCTTTTAGCAGGTAACGCACTCGCAACGCACGATATCGAGAGTGTATTATATGGCACTTCATTAGGTATTAATATAGAATCTGCAAACCCTGTTGTAGGTGGTCATAAACACCATATTTACGCAATAAACGATGTAAACAAAGCAGGAAGCATAAGAAATGCTGTAGAACAAGGTATAATCACAAAAGGTATTATGTACGAATGTATAAAGAATGATGTACCTTACATATTGGCAGGAAGTATAAGGGACGATGGACCGCTCCCAGATGTAGTTACTGATTCCGTAGAAGCTCAGGACATCATGAGAAGCATGGTTATGGACAAAAAAATGGTTATTATGATGGCAACGCTCTTGCATTCAATAGCAACCGGTAATTTAATGCCATCGTCTGTAAAAACCGTGTGTGTAGATATATTACCTGCAACAGTTACAAAATTAATGGACAGGGGGACGTCCCAAGCAATTGGTGTTGTAACGGACATAGGTGTATTTTTAGTCTTATTGGCAAAAGAATTGGAAAAATTGGAAAATGAACACAATAGTAAAAAATAA
- a CDS encoding DNA-directed RNA polymerase subunit D — protein sequence MQKEVKRTGEIITIKVEAPLSFSSALRRIMISELPTYAIENVFFYENTSSMYDEVLAHRLGMVPIKGKPVSSDELITFVVSKEGPCTVYSSDLKSEVGEPAFDNIPLVKLLDGQKLEAECEALVGTGKIHSKWQPCNVVYKQLEDNLVEFKIESHKNMEAEDLIRSALEILKNKAETCLIELESHVFN from the coding sequence ATGCAAAAAGAGGTAAAAAGAACCGGAGAGATTATAACTATAAAAGTTGAAGCTCCTTTGTCTTTTTCCAGTGCATTAAGAAGAATAATGATATCAGAATTACCAACTTATGCTATAGAAAATGTTTTTTTCTATGAAAACACATCATCAATGTATGATGAAGTTTTAGCTCATAGGTTAGGTATGGTACCAATAAAAGGAAAACCAGTAAGTTCTGATGAATTAATAACATTTGTGGTATCTAAAGAAGGACCTTGCACAGTTTACTCATCAGATTTAAAATCAGAAGTTGGAGAACCTGCTTTTGATAATATACCTTTGGTTAAATTGTTAGACGGTCAGAAATTAGAAGCTGAATGTGAAGCATTGGTAGGAACCGGTAAAATTCATTCAAAATGGCAACCATGCAACGTGGTATATAAACAACTCGAAGATAACCTCGTAGAGTTTAAGATAGAATCACACAAAAACATGGAAGCTGAGGATTTAATAAGGTCTGCATTAGAAATTCTTAAAAATAAGGCCGAAACATGCTTAATTGAATTAGAAAGTCATGTATTTAATTAA
- a CDS encoding DUF2100 domain-containing protein: protein MDKQLRNSQELLKKSIESISKLEQEKLIELKKQNMGNKNGAENGDSANTKNAEKTHKDAKAGSINILELKKAAYDLIEADEYVYKKAPNHELTKEEAEEFTKIILDAQKSLNNVLEAFGFEQEKTIINLDSEALYLVSNKKLIKILNEINEEANKAMGITLKTNLNIISTEGVLEPEDMLVINPKMPEKALKGIEKKCTITKENIQKIIDNKKPTAIFVVFKEGDKADELILKRAEALYDAKKLPLEELQIL, encoded by the coding sequence ATGGATAAACAACTTAGAAATTCGCAAGAATTACTTAAAAAATCAATAGAATCAATTTCAAAATTGGAACAAGAGAAATTGATAGAACTTAAAAAACAGAATATGGGCAATAAAAATGGTGCTGAAAATGGTGACAGTGCGAACACCAAAAATGCTGAAAAAACCCATAAAGACGCAAAAGCAGGTAGTATTAACATATTAGAGCTTAAAAAAGCAGCCTATGATTTAATAGAAGCTGACGAATACGTGTACAAAAAAGCTCCTAATCACGAATTAACAAAAGAAGAAGCTGAAGAGTTTACCAAAATAATATTGGACGCTCAAAAAAGTTTAAATAACGTTTTAGAAGCTTTTGGATTTGAGCAAGAAAAAACTATCATAAATCTTGACTCTGAGGCGTTATATTTAGTTAGCAATAAAAAATTAATAAAAATATTGAACGAAATAAACGAAGAAGCAAACAAAGCAATGGGAATAACTTTAAAGACTAATTTAAACATTATTTCGACAGAAGGTGTTTTAGAACCTGAAGATATGCTAGTTATTAATCCAAAAATGCCTGAAAAAGCCTTAAAGGGTATTGAAAAGAAATGTACGATTACAAAGGAAAATATCCAAAAAATAATCGATAACAAAAAACCTACTGCCATATTTGTAGTATTCAAAGAAGGAGATAAAGCTGACGAATTAATTTTAAAGAGGGCAGAAGCTTTATACGATGCTAAAAAATTACCTTTAGAAGAATTACAAATACTTTAA
- a CDS encoding 4Fe-4S dicluster domain-containing protein, translating to MVKIKIDYNFCSGLDCAECVNTCPMEIFDISKDKIITINEETCVWCKVCTDVCPNDCIILDFESN from the coding sequence TTGGTTAAAATAAAAATAGATTATAATTTCTGTAGTGGTTTAGATTGTGCAGAATGCGTTAATACGTGTCCCATGGAAATATTTGATATATCAAAGGATAAAATAATAACAATTAATGAAGAAACTTGCGTATGGTGTAAAGTTTGCACGGATGTTTGTCCTAACGATTGTATTATATTAGATTTTGAATCAAATTAA
- a CDS encoding 30S ribosomal protein S11: MSQKWGVVHIYASYNNTILHVTDVTGSETIAKVSGGMIVRNQRDESSPYAAMQAAFKIADLIRDKGIDHVHVKVRGTGGQKSKNPGPGAQAAIRALSRAGIRIGRIEDATPIPHDGTTPKRKNR, translated from the coding sequence ATGAGTCAAAAATGGGGAGTAGTGCACATATACGCATCATACAACAACACAATACTTCATGTTACAGACGTAACAGGTTCAGAAACAATTGCTAAGGTATCTGGTGGTATGATTGTAAGAAACCAGAGAGATGAGTCATCACCTTACGCAGCAATGCAAGCAGCATTCAAAATCGCTGATTTAATCAGAGATAAAGGTATTGACCACGTTCACGTTAAAGTAAGAGGTACTGGTGGACAAAAATCCAAAAATCCAGGACCAGGTGCTCAAGCAGCTATCAGAGCTTTATCAAGAGCAGGAATTAGAATCGGTAGAATCGAAGATGCTACCCCAATTCCACACGATGGTACAACACCTAAAAGGAAAAACAGATAA
- the lysS gene encoding lysine--tRNA ligase, which yields MYWADATAEKIIKKRDRQGIEEYVVSSGITPSGHIHVGNARETLTADGIYQGLKKAGKKAKLIFVADDYDPLRKLYPFLTEEYTKYIGMPLSEIPCPEGCCNSYAEHFLNPYLNSLKDLGIEITTYRASECYKAGMYNDAIIKALDNRLKIKEILDGFRKEPLADDWYPLNVVCEKCGKMINTKILGYNSEDKTITYVCSDCGFENTVQPFDGIGKLPWRVDWPARWQIFGVTAEPMGKDHGASGGSYDTGVKISRMVYGYVPPEKMIYEWIQLKVGDKAVPMSSSAGVVFAVKDWNEICHPEILRFLLVRSKPSKHIDFDLKGIPNIVDDYDELERKYFELIEKQKNNPEEEINTNDLDKIRLYEVVTSNIPEKLPVQVAYKFCSIIAQIAIADNEEIDMERAYDILSRNGYNVEEFTEFDKTRLIARLEMSKNWAKNYGEKLIINTKEQAKMEYEKLSDAQKEWVNTFIARFEALETQDITAMNLHELIYEVANSLELDPKDAFGASYAMLLSKKYGPKLGSFLASLNREKVIELYK from the coding sequence ATGTACTGGGCAGATGCTACAGCTGAAAAAATAATCAAAAAAAGAGATAGACAAGGAATTGAGGAATATGTCGTATCAAGTGGTATAACCCCTTCCGGTCACATCCATGTTGGAAATGCAAGAGAAACACTTACTGCAGATGGTATTTACCAAGGACTCAAAAAAGCAGGTAAAAAAGCAAAATTAATATTTGTTGCAGACGATTATGACCCACTTAGGAAATTATACCCGTTCTTAACTGAAGAATACACAAAATACATTGGTATGCCTTTAAGTGAAATACCTTGTCCTGAAGGGTGCTGTAATAGTTACGCAGAACACTTCTTAAACCCGTACTTGAACAGTTTAAAAGACCTGGGTATTGAAATTACCACATACAGAGCGAGTGAATGCTATAAAGCTGGTATGTACAACGATGCAATTATAAAAGCTCTCGATAATAGATTAAAAATCAAAGAAATCCTCGACGGATTCAGAAAAGAGCCACTTGCTGATGACTGGTATCCTTTAAACGTTGTTTGTGAAAAATGCGGTAAAATGATAAACACGAAAATATTAGGATACAATAGCGAAGATAAAACAATTACCTACGTTTGTTCCGACTGTGGATTTGAAAATACCGTTCAACCATTCGATGGAATCGGTAAATTACCATGGAGAGTTGACTGGCCTGCTAGATGGCAAATATTCGGCGTAACTGCAGAACCTATGGGTAAAGACCACGGTGCGTCCGGCGGTTCATATGATACAGGTGTTAAAATCTCAAGAATGGTTTATGGATACGTTCCACCTGAAAAAATGATTTATGAATGGATTCAATTGAAAGTGGGAGATAAAGCCGTTCCTATGTCTTCATCTGCAGGTGTTGTATTTGCAGTTAAGGATTGGAATGAGATTTGCCATCCTGAAATATTGAGATTCTTATTAGTAAGAAGTAAACCTTCAAAACACATCGACTTTGATTTAAAAGGAATTCCTAACATAGTTGACGATTACGACGAGTTAGAAAGAAAATACTTCGAATTAATTGAAAAACAGAAAAATAATCCGGAAGAAGAAATAAATACAAATGACCTCGATAAAATTAGGTTATACGAGGTTGTAACTTCAAATATTCCTGAAAAATTACCTGTTCAAGTAGCATACAAATTCTGTTCAATTATTGCACAAATTGCAATTGCAGATAACGAAGAAATTGATATGGAAAGAGCATACGACATATTAAGTCGAAATGGCTACAATGTGGAAGAATTTACCGAATTTGATAAAACCAGACTTATTGCAAGACTTGAAATGAGTAAAAACTGGGCTAAAAATTACGGTGAAAAATTAATCATTAATACAAAAGAACAGGCAAAAATGGAGTATGAAAAACTTTCAGATGCCCAAAAAGAATGGGTTAACACATTTATTGCAAGATTTGAAGCTCTTGAAACTCAGGACATTACTGCAATGAACTTGCACGAGTTAATCTATGAAGTAGCTAATTCATTAGAATTAGACCCTAAAGACGCTTTTGGAGCTTCATACGCTATGTTATTAAGCAAAAAATACGGCCCTAAATTAGGTAGCTTCTTAGCTTCGTTAAATAGGGAAAAAGTAATTGAATTATACAAATAA
- a CDS encoding 30S ribosomal protein S9, translating to MKVINTVGKRRTAVARATAKEGNGRIRINKKPIELTESKYLKMKLMEPVILAGEEINNINIDIDVKGGGAVGQAEAARTALGKAIVEFVGNLELKDKYLAYDRTMLVSDARRTEPHKPSKSSKGPRAKRQKSYR from the coding sequence GTGAAAGTTATCAATACAGTAGGAAAAAGAAGAACTGCAGTTGCAAGAGCTACTGCTAAAGAAGGAAACGGAAGAATTAGAATTAATAAAAAACCTATTGAGTTAACAGAGTCAAAATACTTAAAAATGAAGTTAATGGAACCTGTTATCTTAGCTGGTGAAGAAATAAACAACATTAACATCGACATCGACGTTAAAGGTGGCGGTGCTGTTGGTCAAGCAGAAGCAGCAAGAACTGCTTTAGGTAAAGCAATCGTAGAATTCGTAGGAAACCTCGAATTAAAAGATAAGTACTTAGCTTACGACAGAACAATGTTAGTTAGCGACGCAAGAAGAACTGAACCACACAAACCAAGTAAGTCTTCAAAAGGTCCAAGAGCTAAAAGACAAAAATCATACAGATAA
- a CDS encoding DNA-directed RNA polymerase subunit N, translating into MMFPVRCFSCGTVVSEVYEEYHERLSNGEKPDDILDDLQITKYCCRRMFASHRLQNNKDLFDDVMEYK; encoded by the coding sequence ATGATGTTTCCGGTTAGATGCTTTTCTTGTGGAACTGTCGTTTCTGAAGTATACGAAGAATACCACGAAAGACTTAGTAATGGGGAAAAACCAGACGATATTTTAGATGACTTGCAAATCACAAAATACTGTTGTAGAAGAATGTTTGCATCTCATAGATTACAAAATAACAAAGATTTATTTGACGATGTTATGGAATACAAATAA
- a CDS encoding 30S ribosomal protein S13 — MTQTEFRHRIRISKTDLKGESPLEYALQEIKGIGRAMARAIIRLTELDPKVQAGYIGDTEVAKIESVLEDPAKHGIPSWMFNRKKDVYSGLDKHLIETDLTMTVQEDITTMKKLRCYRGIRHELRLPCRGQRTRGSFRKGSSMGVKRRK, encoded by the coding sequence GTGACTCAAACAGAATTTAGACACAGAATTAGAATATCTAAAACAGATTTAAAAGGGGAAAGTCCTTTAGAATACGCTCTTCAAGAAATAAAAGGTATTGGTAGAGCAATGGCAAGAGCTATCATTAGATTAACCGAGTTGGACCCTAAAGTTCAAGCAGGTTACATTGGTGATACAGAAGTAGCTAAAATCGAGTCAGTATTGGAAGACCCAGCAAAACACGGTATACCATCTTGGATGTTTAACAGAAAAAAAGATGTATATTCAGGGTTAGACAAACACCTTATCGAAACAGATTTAACAATGACCGTTCAAGAAGATATCACAACAATGAAGAAACTCAGATGTTATAGGGGTATCAGACACGAATTGAGATTACCATGTAGAGGCCAAAGAACAAGAGGCTCATTCAGAAAAGGTAGCTCAATGGGTGTTAAAAGAAGAAAATAA
- a CDS encoding 50S ribosomal protein L13, whose protein sequence is MVVINAENAVVGRLASYVAKVALSGEEVTIINAEKAIMTGSKEFVFQKYVQLRNRKSISNPKKMGPKFPRRPEDILRRVIRGMLPYKKPRGVAAFKNIKVEVGAPAGVEADIILGSMPKTNKYVTLGELSSFLGAKF, encoded by the coding sequence ATGGTTGTTATTAATGCTGAAAACGCTGTAGTTGGAAGATTAGCTTCATACGTTGCTAAGGTTGCATTAAGCGGTGAAGAAGTTACCATTATCAACGCTGAAAAAGCAATTATGACTGGTAGCAAAGAATTTGTTTTCCAAAAATACGTGCAATTAAGAAACAGAAAAAGTATTTCCAACCCTAAAAAAATGGGTCCAAAATTCCCAAGAAGACCAGAAGACATATTAAGAAGAGTTATTAGAGGCATGCTCCCTTACAAAAAACCAAGAGGAGTAGCAGCTTTCAAAAACATCAAAGTTGAAGTAGGAGCTCCTGCAGGTGTTGAAGCAGATATCATTTTAGGTTCAATGCCAAAAACCAACAAGTACGTAACTTTGGGAGAACTAAGTAGCTTCTTAGGTGCTAAATTTTAA
- the hisC gene encoding histidinol-phosphate transaminase, which yields MIDDKIRNVVKEFKAYVPGKSKEEIARKYNLDPETIIKLGSNENPWGCSPMIKNKLLEELPKFSQYPESINPLLLHEIADFANVPKENLIVGGDGADEVIDLIMRILIDEGDEVIIPIPTFTQYAISAKIHGANIKWAKYDEENDFKLDLESVLSQITDKTKVIFICTPNNPTGNVVPTDDIKKIVEATDALVMIDHAYIEYSRKEYDLTDWALKYDNVLVLRTFSKVLGLAGQRIGYGVSSAKVIDYMMRIRPAFSLTRATQISAIATLQDKEFIYKSLDDGIRSREMIYDGIKQFKELDVYPTEANYMLVKVKNGMNSSQFTEELLKKGVIVRDCYSFTGLEPYYVRVSIGTFEENERFLNILNEIVE from the coding sequence ATGATTGATGATAAAATAAGAAATGTAGTGAAAGAATTTAAAGCATACGTTCCGGGAAAATCAAAAGAAGAAATCGCAAGAAAATATAATTTAGACCCTGAAACAATTATAAAATTAGGTTCAAACGAAAATCCTTGGGGTTGCTCACCAATGATTAAAAATAAATTACTCGAAGAGTTACCGAAATTTAGTCAGTATCCTGAATCAATAAACCCGCTTTTATTACATGAGATAGCCGATTTTGCAAATGTACCAAAAGAAAACTTAATCGTGGGTGGAGATGGTGCAGATGAAGTAATAGACCTTATTATGAGGATTTTAATTGATGAAGGCGACGAAGTTATAATACCAATACCAACATTTACACAATATGCAATTTCCGCAAAAATACACGGTGCAAATATAAAATGGGCTAAATACGATGAGGAAAACGACTTTAAATTAGATTTAGAAAGTGTTTTAAGTCAAATAACTGATAAAACAAAAGTTATTTTCATATGTACACCAAATAACCCAACTGGTAATGTAGTCCCTACTGATGATATTAAGAAAATCGTTGAAGCTACTGACGCTCTTGTAATGATTGACCACGCTTATATTGAATATTCAAGAAAAGAATATGATTTAACCGATTGGGCTTTAAAATACGATAATGTACTAGTATTAAGAACCTTCTCAAAAGTTTTAGGTCTCGCAGGTCAAAGAATCGGATACGGTGTTTCAAGTGCAAAGGTAATCGATTATATGATGAGGATAAGACCAGCGTTCAGTTTAACAAGAGCTACGCAAATTTCAGCAATCGCTACACTTCAGGATAAGGAATTTATTTATAAAAGTCTCGATGACGGAATAAGGAGTCGAGAAATGATATACGACGGAATAAAACAGTTTAAAGAACTAGACGTTTACCCAACTGAAGCGAATTACATGCTCGTAAAAGTTAAAAATGGTATGAATTCTTCACAATTTACCGAGGAATTGCTTAAAAAAGGCGTTATTGTTAGGGATTGTTACTCTTTCACCGGATTAGAACCTTATTACGTAAGAGTATCTATAGGAACCTTTGAAGAAAATGAAAGATTTTTAAATATACTTAATGAAATCGTTGAATAA
- a CDS encoding transketolase family protein produces the protein MNGVKKAMREAYGETLVELGEKNENIVVLDADLSGSTKTALFSKKYPERFFNAGIAEQNMIGMSAGLARTGKTVFASTFAMFATGRAWEQIRNSIAYPKLNVKVCATHSGVTVGEDGASHQMTEDLAIMRVIPNMVVLAPADYYEAKSVIRWCANYEGPVYVRMPRGNTELIFDNEEDAKFELGKARKLKEGTDITIIATGEVVPEALKASEYLSNEGISAEVVSMTSIKPIDEVAISFAKDIIVTLEDHNVIGGLGGAVSEVVSSKGLNKRVLRIGINDTFGKSGPANELLTYYKLDGKSVAETIVKNL, from the coding sequence ATGAATGGAGTTAAAAAGGCAATGAGAGAAGCCTATGGTGAAACATTAGTTGAATTGGGCGAAAAAAATGAAAATATTGTAGTTTTAGATGCGGATTTATCAGGTTCTACAAAAACAGCTCTTTTCTCAAAAAAATACCCTGAAAGATTTTTCAATGCAGGTATTGCAGAGCAAAACATGATTGGAATGTCCGCAGGTCTTGCAAGAACTGGAAAAACCGTTTTTGCATCTACATTTGCAATGTTTGCAACTGGTAGGGCTTGGGAACAGATAAGAAACTCAATAGCGTACCCTAAATTAAATGTAAAAGTATGCGCAACTCACAGTGGCGTAACTGTAGGTGAAGATGGAGCTTCCCACCAAATGACCGAAGATTTGGCAATTATGAGAGTTATACCAAATATGGTAGTTTTAGCACCTGCAGATTACTATGAAGCTAAAAGCGTTATTAGATGGTGTGCAAATTACGAAGGACCAGTTTATGTAAGAATGCCAAGAGGAAACACCGAACTTATATTTGATAACGAAGAAGATGCAAAATTCGAATTAGGAAAAGCAAGAAAATTAAAAGAAGGAACTGATATAACAATTATCGCAACCGGTGAAGTAGTACCAGAAGCTTTAAAAGCATCAGAATACTTAAGCAATGAAGGAATAAGCGCTGAAGTAGTATCTATGACTTCAATAAAACCTATTGACGAAGTTGCAATATCATTTGCAAAAGATATAATCGTAACTTTGGAAGACCACAACGTAATCGGTGGTTTAGGTGGAGCTGTTTCAGAAGTTGTTTCTTCAAAAGGTCTCAATAAAAGAGTTTTAAGAATCGGTATAAATGACACATTCGGTAAATCTGGACCTGCAAACGAATTGTTAACCTACTACAAGTTAGATGGTAAAAGCGTAGCTGAAACAATTGTTAAAAACTTATAA
- a CDS encoding HypC/HybG/HupF family hydrogenase formation chaperone, whose amino-acid sequence MCLAIPSKVVEIFEEDGEKYAVAEYKGVKQKAKLALLEDVSVGDYVLIHTGYALEKLSEEDAKITLDTWEDLFDALDEMEGKNENVNVPEDLKGIMKKE is encoded by the coding sequence ATGTGTTTGGCAATACCTTCAAAAGTTGTTGAAATTTTTGAAGAAGATGGGGAAAAATACGCAGTTGCAGAATACAAAGGCGTTAAACAAAAAGCTAAATTGGCTTTACTTGAAGATGTAAGCGTTGGAGACTATGTATTGATACATACAGGTTATGCTTTAGAAAAATTAAGCGAAGAAGATGCTAAAATAACCCTTGATACATGGGAAGACTTATTTGACGCTTTGGATGAAATGGAAGGAAAAAACGAAAATGTTAACGTTCCAGAAGATTTAAAGGGAATTATGAAAAAAGAATAA